A part of Cannabis sativa cultivar Pink pepper isolate KNU-18-1 chromosome 6, ASM2916894v1, whole genome shotgun sequence genomic DNA contains:
- the LOC115694822 gene encoding putative pectinesterase 63 → MALKVMLFVAGVVLALQVITSSAAPSIIPADGSKLDSWIEHNIQAHEKEKDDKALDKVLATAQASSKVIKVSLDGKGDFKSITDAVKSIPAGNTARVIISIAGGVYNEHILVERTKPFVTFLGDKGNMPVITFDGTAAKFGTWNSATVSVESDYFMAANIQFVNSSPRPKGTGSGEQAVALRISGDKGAFHNCKFISFQDTLCDDKGRHIFKDCYIEGSVDFIFGDGQSLYLNTTIRSVAKESGVITAHGRDNAAEDSGFTFVHCKIIADGDTYLGRAWREMPRVIFAYTEMGNNINTSGWSDGMGSPEKNAGNSSNNDVFYGEYKCTGPGSSTSGRAKYSKILTDEEIKPFMSFTFIQGNKWVIEPPRV, encoded by the exons aTGGCAttgaaggtgatgctttttgTTGCAGGAGTAGTTTTGGCTTTACAGGTGATTACAAGCTCTGCTGCACCGAGCATCATTCCAGCAGATGGCTcaaagttggatagttggattgAGCACAACATACAAGCCCATGAGAAGGAAAAGGACGATAAAGCCCTTGACAAGGTTCTAGCGACAGCACAAGCCTCCTCTAAGGTGATCAAGGTCAGCCTAGATGGAAAGGGAGATTTCAAGTCGATCACAGATGCTGTTAAAAGTATTCCTGCGGGGAACACTGCTAGGGTCATAATCTCGATTGCTGGTGGGGTTTACAATGAGCATATATTGGTGGAAAGGACCAAACCCTTTGTCACATTTTTGGGGGATAAAGGCAATATGCCTGTAATCACTTTTGATGGCACAGCGGCAAAATTTGGGACTTGGAATAGTGCCACTGTTTCCGTTGAATCAGATTACTTTATGGCAGCTAATATTCAATTTGtg AATTCGTCTCCAAGGCCGAAAGGAACTGGGAGTGGGGAACAAGCAGTGGCATTGAGGATATCAGGAGACAAGGGAGCTTTCCACAACTGCAAATTCATAAGTTTCCAAGATACCTTGTGCGATGATAAAGGTAGACATATATTCAAGGATTGTTACATTGAAGGTTCTGTAGATTTCATCTTTGGCGATGGACAATCACTTTACTTG AATACAACCATCAGATCGGTTGCGAAAGAGTCAGGGGTCATCACAGCCCATGGAAGGGATAATGCAGCTGAAGACAGTGGGTTCACCTTTGTTCATTGCAAAATCATAGCCGATGGTGACACTTACTTGGGTCGAGCTTGGAGGGAGATGCCCAGAGTGATATTTGCTTACACCGAAATGGGTAACAATATCAACACTAGTGGTTGGTCCGACGGCATGGGCTCACCTGAAAAAAATGCAGGAAATTCCAGCAATAA TGATGTGTTTTATGGAGAGTACAAGTGTACCGGACCTGGATCAAGCACATCAGGACGTGCTAAGTATTCAAAGATTTTGACTGATGAGGAGATCAAGCCATTCATGAGCTTTACTTTCATCCAAGGCAACAAGTGGGTTATCGAGCCTCCAAGGGTTTAA